The Coccidioides posadasii str. Silveira chromosome 3, complete sequence genome contains a region encoding:
- a CDS encoding uncharacterized protein (EggNog:ENOG410PS69~COG:S): protein MSYNNTGSMHPLSNDPTQGGQFGNLPSTTGIHGSATQNQLDPTSGARTVTAGGTAGPHNSDMGNKLDPRVDSGTGHNTHPTGSNAGPHSSGVANKLDPTVDSETGRSRTAGGSPTKHSGTGTYGSTGATTGPTAGPHSSNLGNKLDPRVDNDTGRTIQATGTNRGPHESKAANKLDPTADSSIGAYRTTGSTGATGPHATSGHGPTGGVGTTEATTGSSGKSSGAGGTLKSVAAGIHGMGEKIRGATGAAIDKATNDPEGRLKNEQIKKEGEREMRTGQFSKDTKAREGLHHSSGGSF from the exons ATGAGTTATAACAACACCGGAAGTATGCACCCTTTGAGCAATGACCCTACGCAGGGCGGCCAATTCGGCAATCTCCCATCGACTACCGGTATTCACGGCTCAGCAACACAAAACCAGCTCGATCCCACGAGCGGCGCGAGGACGGTAACTGCCGGCGGGACTGCCGGCCCACACAATTCTGATATGGGGAACAAGCTAGATCCAAGAGTAGACAGCGGCACTGGTCACAATACCCATCCTACCGGCAGCAACGCCGGTCCGCATAGCTCTGGCGTCGCCAACAAGCTTGACCCGACGGTTGACAGTGAGACTGGGCGATCTCGCACGGCTGGAGGTAGTCCTACCAAGCACAGCGGCACCGGAACATATGGTAGCACAGGTGCAACGACCGGTCCAACAGCCGGACCTCATTCTTCCAACCTAGGAAACAAGCTAGACCCTCGCGTTGATAACGACACTGGGAGAACCATCCAAGCGACTGGAACCAATCGCGGGCCCCACGAATCGAAGGCCGCTAACAAACTTGATCCCACCGCCGACAGCAGCATCGGGGCATACCGCACCACTGGGAGCACCGGAGCCACTGGTCCTCATGCAACCAGCGGTCACGGACCGACAGGTGGTGTCGGCACCACTGAAGCTACAACAGGATCATCAGGCAAGTCCAGCGGGGCAGGTGGAACCCTAAAGAGCGTTGCAGCAGGAATACAT GGCATGGGGGAAAAGATTCGTGGAGCTACTGGGGCAGCCATCGACAAGGCAACCAACGACCCAGAGGGTCGTCTGAAGAATGAGCAAATTAAGAAAGAGGGTGAACGGGAGATGCGCACTGGCCAATTCTCGAAGGATACAAAGGCTCGCGAGGGTCTGCATCACTCATCTGGAGGAAGCTTTTAA
- a CDS encoding uncharacterized protein (EggNog:ENOG410PHMS~COG:G~TransMembrane:12 (i63-87o99-121i128-147o153-178i185-208o228-253i326-354o374-394i401-421o427-448i460-482o488-506i)~BUSCO:5363at33183): MAGAAAQNSPKARGATETDLSESSSDDDSTLALLEGTIDPIYEAKARLLNKAMQDIGMGWYQWQLFIVIGFGWASDNLWPIVTSLIFTPVKNEFHPSRAPYLTLAQNIGLLAGAVFWGFGCDVYGRRWAFNLTIGITAVFGLVAAGSPNFVAIASFAALWSVGVGGNLPVDSAIFLEFLPASHQFLLTILSIDWALAQVVANLIAWPLLGNLTCQENTTCSRSENMGWRYFMITVGGLAMIMFILRFASFTIFESPKYLMGRGKDEEAVRVIHEVAKRNGTTSWLTLEHLETLGPLQTGGTSGAIHRNLEKFDFGHVKGLFANPRLAFSTSLIIVVWAFIGLGFPLYNAFLPYIQASRGADFGDSSTYITYRNSLIIAVLGVPGCLLGGVLVELPRFGRKGALSVSTVLTGIFLFASTTAMTSNSLLGWNCAYNFMSNIMYAVLYAYTPEIFPTKDRGTGNALTAAANRVFGVMAPIIAMFANLETAAPVYVSGALFIAAGTLVIFQPFESRGKASL, from the coding sequence ATGGCCGGCGCGGCTGCTCAAAATAGTCCCAAGGCACGAGGAGCCACAGAGACAGACCTCTCCGAGTCCAGCTCCGACGATGATTCTACTTTAGCCCTTCTCGAGGGCACTATCGACCCAATTTATGAAGCCAAAGCTAGGCTGCTGAACAAAGCGATGCAGGACATTGGCATGGGCTGGTACCAGTGGCAGCTCTTCATCGTGATTGGATTCGGTTGGGCGAGCGATAATTTATGGCCAATCGTGACCTCTTTGATCTTCACTCCTGTGAAAAATGAGTTCCATCCCTCCCGCGCCCCTTACCTGACCCTCGCTCAAAATATTGGATTGTTGGCTGGCGCTGTGTTTTGGGGCTTTGGGTGCGATGTGTATGGGAGGCGATGGGCATTCAACTTAACCATTGGAATCACCGCGGTCTTTGGGCTTGTTGCAGCTGGATCCCCCAATTTTGTTGCCATTGCCTCTTTTGCGGCATTGTGGTCCGTGGGGGTTGGTGGAAATCTTCCTGTGGATTCAGCAATATTTCTCGAATTCTTACCCGCCTctcatcaatttttgcttACAATTCTATCCATCGACTGGGCCCTGGCCCAAGTTGTGGCCAATCTGATCGCATGGCCTCTCTTGGGAAACCTAACGTGCCAGGAGAACACCACCTGCTCTCGTTCGGAAAATATGGGATGGCGCTACTTCATGATCACCGTTGGCGGCCTAGCGATGATAATGTTCATTCTGCGCTTCGCCTCTTTCACCATCTTCGAATCTCCCAAGTATCTCATGGGTCGCGGAAAAGACGAAGAAGCCGTCCGTGTCATACACGAAGTTGCTAAACGTAACGGAACCACCTCCTGGCTTACGCTAGAGCATCTCGAGACCCTCGGGCCCCTGCAGACCGGCGGCACCTCCGGCGCCATACATCGAAATCTGGAAAAATTCGACTTTGGCCATGTCAAGGGCCTCTTTGCAAATCCACGCCTCGCATTCTCCACATCTTTGATAATTGTCGTCTGGGCATTCATCGGTCTCGGATTCCCACTTTACAACGCCTTCTTGCCATACATCCAGGCTTCCCGCGGCGCCGACTTCGGAGATAGCTCGACCTACATAACCTACCGTAACTCACTAATCATCGCCGTTTTAGGTGTCCCGGGATGCCTTCTTGGCGGAGTGCTGGTGGAACTTCCACGATTCGGACGCAAGGGGGCGCTCTCTGTTTCCACTGTCCTAACAGGCATATTTTTATTCGCCTCCACGACAGCGATGACGTCGAATTCCCTGCTCGGCTGGAACTGTGCATATAACTTCATGAGTAATATCATGTACGCGGTGCTATATGCGTATACTCCAGAGATCTTCCCGACAAAGGATCGGGGCACCGGTAACGCGCTAACAGCAGCGGCAAACCGCGTGTTTGGAGTCATGGCACCGATCATCGCGATGTTTGCAAATTTGGAGACTGCAGCACCGGTGTATGTCAGCGGCGCATTATTCATTGCGGCAGGGACATTGGTTATTTTCCAGCCTTTCGAATCTAGGGGAAAGGCTAGCCTTTGA
- a CDS encoding uncharacterized protein (EggNog:ENOG410PHCX~COG:G) encodes MLASASIFQIPMVGSDVCGFGGAADEQLCARWAMLGAFYPFFCNHNEIEMPRQEFYVWGSVADAARKAIETRYNLIDYIYTAFYYQTQTGKPVLNPLFYLYPEDENTFAIDLQFFYGDAILVSPVTTENATSVEAYLPKDIFYDYYTGAKILGKGQNVRINNVPLTHIPLHIRGGTVVPMRFRSANNTTGLREQTLNILIAPGLHGDASGSLYLDDGESLEQECATEIDFDYNGK; translated from the coding sequence ATGCTTGCGTCTGCATCAATATTTCAAATACCAATGGTTGGCTCTGATGTTTGTGGATTTGGAGGGGCAGCAGATGAGCAACTCTGCGCTAGGTGGGCGATGCTAGGCGCGTTTTATCCGTTCTTCTGCAATCACAACGAAATCGAGATGCCCAGACAGGAATTTTATGTCTGGGGTTCTGTGGCTGACGCTGCGCGGAAAGCTATTGAGACAAGGTACAATTTAATAGACTATATCTATACTGCCTTTTATTACCAGACCCAGACTGGAAAGCCAGTTCTCAATCCTCTCTTCTACCTGTATCCTGAGGACGAAAATACCTTCGCGATTGATTTGCAGTTCTTCTACGGCGACGCTATCCTTGTGAGCCCGGTAACAACAGAAAACGCCACCAGCGTGGAGGCCTATCTTCCGAAAGATATATTTTACGATTACTACACTGGAGCCAAAATTCTCGGCAAAGGACAGAATGTTCGTATTAACAACGTTCCCCTGACCCATATCCCTCTTCATATACGCGGTGGTACTGTGGTTCCCATGCGATTTAGGAGTGCAAATAATACAACGGGACTGAGAGAGCAAACCTTGAACATTCTCATCGCCCCCGGTCTGCATGGGGATGCGTCCGGAAGTCTATATCTTGACGATGGAGAATCGTTAGAGCAGGAATGTGCCACGGAGATCGATTTTGACTATAACGGGAAATAG
- a CDS encoding uncharacterized protein (EggNog:ENOG410PHCX~COG:G): MAVIPGLKISDLLFGIGASAMTHQSSQDLPSCQEKVVLKVEYQGGMSFQRIPFERCRNNYTYKYKASRIHVMIYDEEEDVYQVPESVLSRPGPDIGSNSTEPILKFEYKSTPFAFSIRRDNDEFHQCGYGYRDVFDVAEVVYNYSQANIQLETMWTDIDYMDRRSVFTLDPHRFPVDKMRELIDYLHDRNQHYIVMVDPAVDYSDNGAFERGMEQDVFLKLNNGSIYKGVVWPGETAYPDWFHPNTQEYWNNEFELFFNPDTGIDVDALGIDMNEAANFCDWPCEDTDAWVRSNDLPPDPPAMRPNPRPLPGFPPDFQPYISKRVNRIKQRDPELLKPQYEIHNAAGALSNQTIATDLTHANGLSQFDAHNLYGTSRQ, translated from the exons ATGGCTGTTATTCCCGGATTGAAGATTTCCGATCTTCTCTTTGGTATCGGTGCCAGTGCCATGACGCACCAAAGCTCCCAAGATCTCCCCAGCTGCCAGG AAAAAGTCGTTCTAAAGGTGGAGTACCAGGGTGGTATGTCCTTCCAGCGCATTCCCTTTGAGCGCTGTCGTAACAATTATACTTACAAATACAAAGCATCTCGCATTCATGTTATGATTTatgatgaggaagaagatgtctACCAAGTTCCCGAATCGGTGCTATCTCGTCCAGGTCCGGATATCGGGTCCAACAGTACCGAACCCATTCTAAAGTTTGAGTATAAATCCACTCCGTTCGCGTTTTCAATCAGGAGAGATAACGACGAG TTCCATCAGTGTGGCTATGGGTATCGGGACGTCTTCGATGTTGCTGAGGTAGTTTACAATTACAGCCAAGCAAACATCCAATTAGAGACAATGTGGACAGATATCGACTACATGGATCGCCGGAGTGTTTTCACCCTTGACCCTCACAGGTTCCCAGTTGACAAAATGCGCGAGCTAATAGATTATCTCCATGATCGTAATCAACATTACATTGTCATGGTAGATCCTGCTGTTGACTATTCTGACAATGGCGCTTTTGAAAGGGGAATGGAGCAGGATGTTTTCCTGAAGTTGAATAATGGATCGATATACAAAG GCGTTGTGTGGCCAGGTGAAACAGCGTATCCCGATTGGTTCCACCCTAACACTCAGGAATATTGGAACAATGAATTTGAATTGTTTTTTAACCCTGATACCGGCATAGATGTTGATGCACTGGGGATTGATATGAATGAAGCTGCCAACTTCTGCGATTGGCCTTGTGAAGACACGGATGCTTGGGTGAGAAGCAATGACTTGCCTCCTGATCCTCCTGCGATGCGGCCGAATCCTCGGCCATTGCCCGGATTTCCGCCAGACTTTCAGCCATACATTTCGAAAAGGGTCAATAGAATTAAACAGCGCGATCCCGAGCTCCTTAAGCCCCAATACGAGATACACAACGCAGCTGGTGCCCTGAGCAACCAAACTATAGCTACTGATCTCACTCATGCAAACGGACTGAGTCAGTTCGATGCGCATAACCTCTATGGTACAAGTAGGCAATAG
- a CDS encoding uncharacterized protein (EggNog:ENOG410Q5DT~COG:S~TransMembrane:1 (o285-307i)): MQTTIQAPVFTLTHDERACLDARLVIKSAQLSAIEHLHLKLFLNRAVKSPVAARFILSRTSLAGPGNSVEDILRSIKEDLQSLALKFSHEVTVSSSVDKALREREKYRCCISKHGDRLEATYVVSPSILNDKDLQPGGTLRPLLDAAVTPELADKLFLFLQSCETQNEELKNLWLMSPLVRSAFRGGHIVMSSNEVGGSTYWRVRKQTPGNFSVPGVSDSDFFTTIYKVLAAQTENRPPLPEPFLLKIHSTISASLHYMTIERQINNGWQPTAEADWKIGRTGQRFLQCLFLVLPAILRLWVFKLILKLMDRWDPQKDSSFKYLPFGLCLKLGQRASKNEANALLLVEKYTSIPAPRLIAFAQDGRNNGYLLMTRVPGVPMDSVFYRMTYEERSQVAKDLGKYISQYRCIRNTNKYLICDTLGGPTMDHRTKTRRPCGPYESKREFLDFLTEKLKDARHTFPVSVLYERKHDICFTHSDLHLSNIFVQNGRLSGLIDWEHACFKPEYWDYTRVMWAYKSDDQLEKEFSLAFDKSYKDELEAERLIWEIDPIF, encoded by the exons ATGCAGACCACCATCCAAGCACCAGTGTTTACTCTCACCCATGATGAACGTGCCTGTCTTGATGCCAGGTTGGTTATCAAGTCTGCACAGCTTTCTGCCATTGAGCACCTACATTTAAAGTTGTTTCTAAACCGCGCTGTTAAGAGCCCTGTGGCAGCAAGGTTTATCCTCAGTCGAACATCCCTGGCTGGGCCAGGTAACTCTGTTGAGGATATTCTCCGCTCGATCAAAGAGGACCTACAGTCCTTGGCCTTAAAAT TTTCTCACGAGGTCACCGTCTCTTCAAGTGTGGATAAGGCTCTTCGTGAGCGGGAGAAGTACCGATGCTGCATCTCTAAGCACGGCGACAGACTGGAGGCTACTTATGTTGTTTCTCCGTCTATTCTGAATGACAAAGATCTACAGCCTGGG GGTACCTTGCGTCCTCTCCTCGACGCGGCGGTTACCCCCGAGCTTGCCGATAAGCTTTTTTTGTTCCTCCAGTCCTGTGAGACGCAGAACGAAGAACTCAAGAACCTTTGGCTTATGTCTCCATTGGTTCGCTCTGCTTTTCGAGGCGGCCATATTGTAATGTCATCGAATGAAGTTGGGGGGTCTACTTAT TGGAGAGTCAGAAAACAAACTCCCGGTAACTTCTCAGTCCCTGGAGTCTCCGACAGCGATTTTTTCACCACCATCTATAAGGTTCTTGCGGCGCAAACTGAGAACCGCCCTCCTCTCCCAGAGCCTTTTCTGCTAAAAATTCACTCAACAATTTCAGCCTCCCTGCATTACATGACCATCGAAAGGCAAATTAACAACGGGTGGCAACCAACTGCAGAAG CTGATTGGAAGATTGGTCGAACCGGACAGCGATTTTTACAGTGcttgtttcttgtgctccCGGCGATTCTCCGTTTATGGGTATTCAAGCTTATCCTTAAATTGATGGATCGTTGGGATCCACAAAAGGATTCGAGTTTCAAGTATCTCCCATTCGGTCTTTGCCTCAAGCTTGGCCAAAGGGCTTCAAAGAATGAGGCCAACGCTCTTCTTCTAGTCGAAAAGTACACGTCGATACCAGCACCTCGTCTCATTGCCTTTGCTCAAGACGGTAGGAATAATGGCTACCTCCTCATGACACGGGTGCCTGGTGTTCCCATGGACTCCGTATTCTATCGAATGACCTACGAAGAACGTAGTCAGGTTGCAAAAGATCTAGGAAAATACATCTCACAGTATCGGTGCATACGGAATACCAACAAATATCTCATTTGCGATACCCTTGGAGGTCCAACTATGGATCACCGCACTAAAACTCGTAGGCCTTGTGGTCCTTATGAATCGAAGAGAGAATTCCTCGATTTTCTTACCGAGAAACTCAAGGACGCTAGACATACGTTCCCGGTGTCAGTGTTATATGAGAGAAAGCATGATATATGCTTTACTCACTCCGATCTACATCTTTCTAATATATTTGTTCAAAATGGACGACTTTCAGGTCTCATTGACTGGGAGCACGCATGCTTCAAACCGGAGTACTGGGATTATACTAGAGTAATGTGGGCTTACAAGAGCGATGACCAACTCGAAAAAGAGTTTAGTCTCGCCTTTGACAAGAGCTATAAAGACGAACTCGAGGCAGAACGACTGATTTGGGAGATAGACCCAATTTTCTGA
- a CDS encoding uncharacterized protein (EggNog:ENOG410Q585): MAPSSNWTEASTIDTGVRVDPKGVYLLLWDQGMPDIFHWGVLISQTDQIGVLYHQALSGTEWRFVMEHKDVSRSAALLVALKVGHVESVDNIWMQYAKDRIMETKVEKEFRCKNWAMAAIRELADSGIIGLQPDEEKIERIEEEAFLYAKDCYDMRSRVVYTSAHCVR; encoded by the coding sequence ATGGCTCCTTCGTCTAACTGGACCGAAGCCTCCACGATCGATACTGGTGTACGAGTCGACCCGAAAGGGGTGTATTTGCTTCTGTGGGACCAAGGGATGCCAGACATATTTCACTGGGGGGTGCTCATTTCTCAAACCGATCAAATCGGCGTGCTGTACCACCAAGCCCTCAGCGGAACAGAATGGCGCTTCGTGATGGAACACAAGGATGTGTCAAGATCCGCAGCTCTGTTGGTGGCATTGAAAGTTGGCCACGTTGAAAGCGTCGACAACATATGGATGCAGTACGCCAAAGATCGAATTATGGAGACGAAGGTGGAAAAGGAATTCCGATGTAAGAACTGGGCGATGGCGGCGATTCGCGAGCTAGCTGACTCTGGAATAATTGGTTTACAGCCAGATGAGGAGAAAATTGAGAGGATTGAGGAGGAGGCATTCCTGTACGCCAAAGATTGCTATGATATGCGGAGCAGGGTTGTTTACACGAGTGCGCATTGTGTCCGTTAG